CCACCGTGGCGTCGGTGGCCACGATCACGGGCTCCGGCGTCATCAGACCACCGGCGGTGGACTCCTCGTAGCGGAGCAGGCGGCGGACGTCCTCGGCGTCGTCGGCCTGCATCTCACCGAGCAGCCGCTCCGCCAGCTCCGGGGCCAGCTCGGCGATCAGGTCGGCCGCGTCGTCGGCGTCCATCTCCTCCAGCACGTCCGCGGCCCGCTCCATGTCGAGGGAGGAGATCAGCTCGACCTGCTCGTCCTCGGGGAGCTCACCCATCGCGTCGGCCAGGGTGTCGTCGGACAGCGCACGGACCACGTCGGCCCGTCGGGCCGGGGTCATGTCGTGCAGCTCGCGGGCGATGTCGGCGGAGTTCATCTCCTCCAGGTCGGCCACCATCTGCTCGGTGTCCTGCGCCCCCGGCCCGGCGCCGAAGACGATGTCGCGCCAGCTGACGATGGTGCTGTGGCCCCGGCGGCGGAAGCGGGAGCGGGCGGCCTCGCGCAGGGCGACCTCCGCGACCTCCCAGTCGCGGTTGCGGACCTGGCGGACGGAGACGTCGAAGACCACCTGCGGCTCGCGCTCGCCACGGCGGGTGACCGAGCGGTCGACCAGGTCCTCGATCACCAGCGTCTCGGAGTCGCGGCGGGAGAACCGGCGGGTGTTGACCACGCCGGAGATGACCACCTGCACCGCGTCGATGGAGTGCACCCGCAGCATCGGCACGAAGATCCGGTACTTGGCGAACAGCTCGATCACCAGCCCGCGCACCCGCGGGGCCTCGGTACCCGAGCGCACCGACACCACGACGTCGCGCAGCTTGCCGATCTGGTCGCCGTCGGAGTCGACGACGCGCAGACCGCGGATGCGCGAGACGAAGATGGAGGTGCTGCTCACGCGGTGAGCCTATCGGCCGGGGCCGGTGGACGAGCACGCGCTAGTTTTGGGGCATGGCCATGTCTCAGCCCCAGATGGGCTCCCTGTTCCAGCTCGAGTTCCCCCAGTCGGTGCGGGTCTACGAGAAGTACGAGCTGGCCCAGAAGGCCGTGGACCACCTCTCGGACCAGAAGTTCCCGGTGGAGAACCTGGCCATCGTCGGCACCGACCTCCGTTCGGTGGAGCGGGTGACCGGGCGGCGCACCTGGCGCACCGTGCTGCTGCGCGGGGTGACCGCGGGCATCTCGATGGGTCTGCTCTTCGGTCTGCTGGCGATGCTGTTCCTGCAGCCGCCCAACGCGCTGGTGCTGCTGCTGGTCTCGGTCGTGCTGGGCATCGCGCTCAACGTGGCCATGCAGGCGGCGGCCTACGCGGTCAGCGGCGGTCGGCGGGACTTCGAGTCGATGAGCCAGACCGTCGCGACCAAGTACGAGCTGCTCTGCGAGCACAAGGTCGCCCAGCAGGCCCGTGACCTGCTGGACCAGATGCCCGGCGAGCGGGCCCGCGCCTTCGAGTGAGCGGGGCCCGCGCGCGGGTCAGCGACCGAGCAGCGGGGCCATCCAGGCCTCGACCTCGTCGGGGTCGCGCGGCAGCGCCGCGGACAGGTTCTCGTTGCCGTCGGCGGTGATCAGGATGTCGTCCTCGATCCGGACGCCGATGCCGCGCAGCTCCTCGGGCACCAGCAGGTCGGTGCTCTTGAAGTACAGCCCGGGCTCGACGGTGATCACCATGCCCTCGGCCAGCACGCCCTCGCGGTAGTTCTCGGTGCGGGCCTGGGCGCAGTCGTGGACGTCGATGCCCAGGTGGTGCGAGGTCCCGTGCACCATCCAGCGGCGGTGCTGGCCGCCGTCGGGGCCGACGGACTCCTCGGCGCTGACCGGCAGCAGCCCCCACTCCTCGAGCCGCCGGGCGATGACGTCGATGGCGGCGCGGTGCACGTCGGAGAACGTGGTGCCCGGCCGGGCCACCGCGATCGCCGCCTCCTGGGCCTCCAGCACCACCTGGTAGACGCGGCGCTGGGCCTCGCTGAACCTCCCGCTGACCGGCAGGGTGCGGGTGATGTCGGCGGTGTAGAGGGTGTCCAGCTCGACCCCGGCGTCCAGCAGCAGCAGGTCGCCCTCGCGCAGCTCGCCGTCGTTGCGGATCCAGTGCAGGGTGTTCGCGTGGTCCCCGGAGGCGGCGATGGTGTCGTAGCCGACGGCGTTGCCGACGTGGCGGGCGTGCAGCCCGAAGACCCCCTCGACCCAGCGCTCGCCGCGCCCGCGCCGCACCGCCTCGGGCAGGTCGGCCACCACGGCCTCGAAGCCCTCCGCGGTGGCGGCGCAGGCCTCGCGCATCTGCTCCACCTCGAAGGCGTCCTTGACCAGCCGCAGCTCGCTGAGGGCCACCGCCAGCTCGGCGTCCGAGACCGCGGACTCCTCCTGGCCCAGGGACTCCCGCAGCTGGTCCACCTGCTCGGTCAGTGCCGGGTCGGCCTCCCGCAGCACCCGCAGCCGCAGCGAGTCCGCGTCCTTGGCCAGCGCCTCGGTCAGCTCACCGACCGGCGCGCAGCGGATCCCGGTGCGCTGGGTCATCTCCTCCAGCGAGTCACGCTGGCCCACCCACATCTCGCCGTAGCGGGCGTCGGCGTAGAACTGCTCGGCCTCGCGCGGGGCGCGGGGCATGAAGTACAGCGTCGGCTCGTGGCCGTCGTCGGTGGGCTCCAGCACCAGCACGGCGTCCGGCTCGCGGTCGGTGCCCAGACCCGTGAGGTGGGCGAAGGCGGAGTGCGGGCGGAACCGGTAGTCGGTGTCGTTGGAGCGCAC
The sequence above is a segment of the Auraticoccus monumenti genome. Coding sequences within it:
- a CDS encoding magnesium transporter MgtE N-terminal domain-containing protein, encoding MSSTSIFVSRIRGLRVVDSDGDQIGKLRDVVVSVRSGTEAPRVRGLVIELFAKYRIFVPMLRVHSIDAVQVVISGVVNTRRFSRRDSETLVIEDLVDRSVTRRGEREPQVVFDVSVRQVRNRDWEVAEVALREAARSRFRRRGHSTIVSWRDIVFGAGPGAQDTEQMVADLEEMNSADIARELHDMTPARRADVVRALSDDTLADAMGELPEDEQVELISSLDMERAADVLEEMDADDAADLIAELAPELAERLLGEMQADDAEDVRRLLRYEESTAGGLMTPEPVIVATDATVADALALVRDEDLTPALASMVYVCRSPHETPTGAFVGGVHIQRLLREPPSLLVSGLIDSTLEPLQATASLAEVSRYFATYNLVSAPVVDEGSHLLGAVTVDDVLDHMLPEDWRGDQMDGVAPVDDDLRDQTTDTEGGARHGDPAQLR
- a CDS encoding general stress protein, whose translation is MAMSQPQMGSLFQLEFPQSVRVYEKYELAQKAVDHLSDQKFPVENLAIVGTDLRSVERVTGRRTWRTVLLRGVTAGISMGLLFGLLAMLFLQPPNALVLLLVSVVLGIALNVAMQAAAYAVSGGRRDFESMSQTVATKYELLCEHKVAQQARDLLDQMPGERARAFE
- a CDS encoding aminopeptidase P family protein; the encoded protein is MPRVSEEQQQSPSRKIPFSDAFRAFIPQGWAPYDATPKEQLPAAAPAVARRAAVSALFPGERLVVPAGGFKVRSNDTDYRFRPHSAFAHLTGLGTDREPDAVLVLEPTDDGHEPTLYFMPRAPREAEQFYADARYGEMWVGQRDSLEEMTQRTGIRCAPVGELTEALAKDADSLRLRVLREADPALTEQVDQLRESLGQEESAVSDAELAVALSELRLVKDAFEVEQMREACAATAEGFEAVVADLPEAVRRGRGERWVEGVFGLHARHVGNAVGYDTIAASGDHANTLHWIRNDGELREGDLLLLDAGVELDTLYTADITRTLPVSGRFSEAQRRVYQVVLEAQEAAIAVARPGTTFSDVHRAAIDVIARRLEEWGLLPVSAEESVGPDGGQHRRWMVHGTSHHLGIDVHDCAQARTENYREGVLAEGMVITVEPGLYFKSTDLLVPEELRGIGVRIEDDILITADGNENLSAALPRDPDEVEAWMAPLLGR